DNA sequence from the candidate division WOR-3 bacterium genome:
ACCGAATTTCTCTGCATAAAAAAGCTGGATTTGAGGATCAATATTGGGACGTAATTTATCAATCGCGGCTTTTGTTATATCATAAGATGCCTGGTCGATCGCAACTGGATCAAAACCTGCCAGAATGCCGATGTCCGGCATAATGGGTAGCTCTGTAGAACCCAAACAATCACAGTCCGGGGTAATATTGGTTAAAAAATTCAAATAGAAAATTTTTTTGTTTTTTATCAAATGGGCGGCATATTGAGCGATGCCTTTTTGGACCTCATCGGATGCAGCACTCCAAGAAAACCTTATTGCCTGGCGGGGGCAGATTGACATACAACCCGCGCAACCACTGCATTTATGTGAATTGATTGCCACATACTTTTTTTCCTTCTCGACTGCCCCATAGGCACAGTAATTATAACAGCGCAGACAAAAATCACATTTTTCTTTATCCACATAAGGTCGGGAGCGAGAATGTAGTTGCAGTTTTCCTCCCTTGGCAGCACAACCCATGCCTAAATTCTTCAGCGCTGCGCCAAAGCCGGTTACCAGATGACCCTTAAAATGGCTGATGCAGATGATGGTCTCAATATTTTTAAAAGCCATTGCCAATTTTGAATCATTGATTTCGAAATATTCATCTCCGTAAATCCCATCGGCGATTACTATCGGTGCAAAATCAAATCCGTGTTCTTTCGCCAGTTCAATATGGGTATCTCCCTTAAATCTTCTCCCCGAGTAAAGAGTTGTAGTG
Encoded proteins:
- a CDS encoding DUF362 domain-containing protein yields the protein MSILYFLDFQKKQKESYLKMLERLIEVSGGLNIIQSGKIAAVKCHFGEDGNVNFVNPLYVRKIVELIKRTGARPVLVDTTTLYSGRRFKGDTHIELAKEHGFDFAPIVIADGIYGDEYFEINDSKLAMAFKNIETIICISHFKGHLVTGFGAALKNLGMGCAAKGGKLQLHSRSRPYVDKEKCDFCLRCYNYCAYGAVEKEKKYVAINSHKCSGCAGCMSICPRQAIRFSWSAASDEVQKGIAQYAAHLIKNKKIFYLNFLTNITPDCDCLGSTELPIMPDIGILAGFDPVAIDQASYDITKAAIDKLRPNIDPQIQLFYAEKFGAGERKYEIKNI